From the genome of Verrucomicrobiota bacterium:
CGGCGTTGATCCAGTCGGGCCTCGATATTGCCCCGGTAATCACCCACCATTTCCCGTTCGATGCGTACGAGGAAGCGTTCAAGTTGATGCGCAGCGGGCAATCCGGCAAGATCGTCCTGCACTGGGAAAACGCTCCCGTGCCCCCGCAGGCCGTCACGTTGAAACCCGAATAAGTTTTGCGATGCGCCCATGCTGAATGGATTTTCCGATCACCTGACGCGGCAGCTTGCCGACATCGAACGGCAGGGTCTGCTGAAACGCGAACGCACCCTCGCATCGCGGCAAGGGCCATGGGTCCAAACGGCCGGCGGGCGCGACGTGCTGAACTTCTGCTCCAATAACTATCTCGGACTGGCCGATCATCCCGAAGTCATCCAGGCCGCGCGTGAGGCACTGGATCGCTGGGGATTCGGCCTGGCCTCCGTCCGGTTCATCTGCGGCACCCAGGAGATCCACCGGGAACTTGAAGCGGCGCTCACCCGGTTCCATGGCACGGAAGACAGCATCCTGTACGGCAGTTGTTTCGACGCGAACGGCGGCCTGTTTGAGACTTTGCTCGCGCCCGATGACGCCGTGATCAGCGATGAGCTGAACCATGCTTCCATCATAGACGGCATCCGCCTCTGCAAAGCCACCCGGTACCGGTACCGCCACAACGACATGGATGATCTTGAAGCCAGGCTGCGGGAGGCGCAGTCCGCGCGCTACCGTCTGATCGCCACCGACGGCGTGTTTTCCATGGACGGCACGATTGCCAACCTGCGCGCCATCTGCGACCTCGCGGAGCGGTACGGCGCCATGGTGATGATCGACGAGTGTCATGCGGCCGGCTTTCTCGGCAAAACCGGCCGCGGCACACCCGAATACTGCGGGGTGGGCGACCGGGTCGACATCATCACCGGCACCCTCGGCAAGGCGCTCGGAGGCGGCAGCGGCGGGTACCTGACCGGGCGCAAACTGATCGTTGAGCTCCTACGGCAGCGCTCGCGCCCATACCTCTTCTCCAATAGCGTCACTCCCAGCGTCATCGCAGGTTCATTAAAGGCGATCGAAATTGCGTCCCGTTCCACCGAGTTGCGCGACCGGCTGGAGCGCAACACGCGGTGGTTCCGGGCTGCCCTGGCCCGGCGCGGTCTCACCATCAAGCCCGGCGAGCACCCGATCGTTCCCGTCATGATCGGTGACGCCGCCCTGTCGCAGAAAACCGCCGACCGCCTTCTCGAACGCGGCTTGTACGTGATCGGCTTCTTTTATCCGGTGGTGCCGCACGGAACCGCCCGAATCCGTACCCAGGTGTCGGCTGCCCATTCGGATGCAGACCTCGAGTTCGCAGTCGAGCAGTTCGCCGCCGTCCGCGACGAGTTAGGCGGCTTCTGAAAAATGCCACAAATGGAAGAGGGTGGCGGGTAACGCCTAACGAGTAACGAATAGCGGGTGGCGGGTGGAAGACCGCGAGCCGAAGTTGTTCCCGGTAAAGAGTGCCGCGCGTCAGCCCAGGAAGAACTGCCGGGAGTGAATTGGAGGCCTCGACGCCCCCCATTCGTTACCCGCTACCCGTTACCCGTTACCCGCCACTCTTCTCCATTCGTGGCATTTTTTGCCAGCCGGTGACGAGATTCGAACTCGTGACCGCTCGATTACGAATCGAGTGCTCTACCACTGAGCTACACCGGCGCGGGGCTGAGAGTGCTACGTATCGCCCTGTGGCATCTCCCCGTCAAGCTCCGGGTTAAATGCCTGAACCGACGCAGAACAAAAAATCACAAAAAAGAGAAAAACTGGGTCACAATTCAAGCGTGCGTGGCGTCGTGACCTCGACTGCCTGCGAATGAAAAC
Proteins encoded in this window:
- the kbl gene encoding glycine C-acetyltransferase, producing the protein MLNGFSDHLTRQLADIERQGLLKRERTLASRQGPWVQTAGGRDVLNFCSNNYLGLADHPEVIQAAREALDRWGFGLASVRFICGTQEIHRELEAALTRFHGTEDSILYGSCFDANGGLFETLLAPDDAVISDELNHASIIDGIRLCKATRYRYRHNDMDDLEARLREAQSARYRLIATDGVFSMDGTIANLRAICDLAERYGAMVMIDECHAAGFLGKTGRGTPEYCGVGDRVDIITGTLGKALGGGSGGYLTGRKLIVELLRQRSRPYLFSNSVTPSVIAGSLKAIEIASRSTELRDRLERNTRWFRAALARRGLTIKPGEHPIVPVMIGDAALSQKTADRLLERGLYVIGFFYPVVPHGTARIRTQVSAAHSDADLEFAVEQFAAVRDELGGF